In Candidatus Acidiferrales bacterium, the following are encoded in one genomic region:
- a CDS encoding tetratricopeptide repeat protein, with the protein MKKLHLYVLLVVAVNLVTFVWIPSGQVFAQDQLNHGASLLDNKDCAGALPYLVKAVAAEPKSEKANLYLGNAYLCLGKLDSAELYLTKTIQINDESAPAYYGLGRVLQQKKKYADALKNLESAINYDAKNVGYVVALGQIYLDADSLDLATQAFYKAKDMNDKDPRAFEGIGDVYRKQNIFETAIDNYKSAIQLDSMNIPLRLKLANTYMQDNNGGAAYEEFAKISKLAPNNPDAQYQAGELLYINKRYHDAFTFLEKYHQLAPSNDKALLQLCESAIKGGFYPEAIKYNQEYLSRYPKSVDAKKNLGAAFYFVKKYSDSYNTFKSLPIDSLAINDLVRFGMSANAVHDTVASIDALTRAVTKDTTLSQIENLLAGLLFADKRYEDAITHFKKHLAAEPKDAGAWLNMGLCSFILKDYDNAIEALRNVTRLKPDNVQGWLWLGRSYVFADSLPEAKGVYENVIKIAKDDTSADNPQVMSESYRQVAYSQIIPGTKLQKDNPDAAKKYYNDALPNLLLALKYDSKDTKTHILLAQVFALLGKMDDACRELKNVLKSDPKNEQMLKLQKSLNCE; encoded by the coding sequence ATGAAAAAATTGCATTTGTATGTCCTATTAGTCGTCGCGGTTAACTTAGTTACCTTTGTATGGATCCCTTCGGGACAGGTTTTCGCGCAGGATCAGTTGAACCATGGTGCCAGTCTTCTCGATAATAAGGATTGCGCCGGAGCGCTGCCTTATCTTGTGAAGGCAGTCGCCGCCGAGCCAAAATCCGAGAAAGCAAATCTCTACCTCGGGAATGCCTATCTATGTCTCGGAAAGTTGGATAGTGCGGAATTGTATTTGACAAAGACGATTCAGATAAACGACGAATCGGCGCCGGCATACTATGGTTTGGGCAGAGTTCTGCAGCAGAAGAAAAAATATGCGGATGCCCTTAAGAATTTAGAGTCCGCCATAAACTATGATGCCAAGAATGTGGGCTACGTGGTTGCGCTTGGACAGATTTACTTGGATGCGGACTCGTTGGACTTGGCGACGCAGGCTTTTTACAAGGCAAAGGACATGAACGATAAAGACCCGCGCGCCTTTGAGGGGATCGGTGACGTTTATCGCAAACAAAACATTTTCGAGACGGCGATAGATAATTATAAATCTGCAATCCAATTGGATTCTATGAACATACCGCTCCGGTTGAAGCTCGCCAATACTTACATGCAGGACAACAACGGCGGTGCGGCTTACGAGGAATTTGCAAAGATATCCAAACTTGCGCCAAACAATCCCGATGCACAATACCAAGCTGGCGAGCTCCTTTATATCAACAAACGGTATCACGATGCTTTTACTTTCCTTGAAAAATATCACCAGCTTGCTCCGAGCAATGATAAAGCACTTCTACAACTTTGCGAAAGTGCAATAAAAGGCGGGTTCTACCCCGAAGCGATAAAGTACAATCAGGAATACCTTTCGCGCTATCCTAAATCAGTTGATGCCAAGAAAAATCTCGGCGCAGCATTTTATTTTGTGAAAAAATACTCGGATTCATATAATACGTTCAAATCGCTTCCCATTGACTCTCTTGCCATAAATGATCTTGTGAGGTTCGGGATGTCTGCAAACGCTGTCCATGATACGGTTGCTTCAATAGATGCTTTGACGCGCGCCGTAACAAAGGATACAACCCTTTCCCAAATTGAGAACTTATTGGCCGGGCTTTTGTTCGCCGACAAGAGATATGAAGATGCGATAACGCACTTCAAGAAACACCTTGCCGCGGAGCCTAAGGATGCTGGGGCCTGGCTTAACATGGGGTTGTGCTCTTTCATTCTCAAAGACTACGATAATGCAATTGAGGCATTACGAAACGTGACACGTCTGAAGCCCGATAACGTTCAAGGATGGCTCTGGCTTGGCCGCTCTTATGTTTTTGCCGACTCGCTTCCCGAAGCGAAAGGTGTTTATGAAAATGTCATAAAGATCGCAAAGGATGATACGTCTGCGGACAATCCACAAGTGATGAGTGAGTCATACAGGCAAGTGGCTTATTCACAGATTATTCCTGGCACAAAGCTCCAAAAGGACAACCCGGATGCGGCAAAAAAATATTATAATGATGCCCTGCCGAATTTACTCCTGGCGTTGAAGTATGATTCGAAAGATACAAAGACGCACATTCTGCTTGCACAGGTTTTTGCACTCTTGGGTAAGATGGATGATGCATGCAGGGAGTTAAAGAATGTTTTGAAGTCTGACCCCAAAAACGAACAGATGCTGAAGCTCCAGAAATCATTGAATTGCGAGTAG
- a CDS encoding sodium-translocating pyrophosphatase encodes MELSLILTISVLSLLFAVYLAFRILKQDRGTPEMQKIGNAIQQGAEAFLKRQYSTIGMLTVLLAAIIFLLYAFVRKPMPNDPVDPIKMASYTALSFILGALCSGIAGFIGMFVSVRSNSRTANASLSSLNRALQTAMRGGAVSGLFVVAMSLLGVGGLFGILQSLGTPVEKIPFMIVGFGFGASFVALFAQLGGGIYTKAADVGADLVGKVEAGIPEDDPRNPAVIADLVGDNVGDCAGRGADLFESTAAENIGAMILGVALFPFFGVKGVMFPLVVRAFGLIASIIGVMFVRTREDADPMAALNKGYYVAAFLAAVGFFIGSKWMLYTDAAPNAWMNFFACGVVGILTSVAFVYITQYFTEYKYRPVRSIAEASQTGPATNIITGFAVGLESTWMPVITISIAIVGSYYLGLATGIPNAGLFGTAVATMGMLGTAAYILAMDTFGPITDNAGGIIEMSHQPEEVRRKTDRLDAIGNTTKALTKGYAIGSAALAAFLLFSAYLDDVNVLLKEKGLPALTSVNIARPEVFIGGLLGAALVFLFSSLAIKAVGKAAYFVINDVRAQFKEKPGILAGTEQPDYGRTVDIVTRGALRSMVGPGLLAVGTPIAVGIVFRLFNVGAEAVAALLMVGTIAGILVAILLNNGGGAWDNAKKFIETGAFGGKRGEPHKAAVVGDTVGDPFKDTAGPSLHVLIKLLATITLVLAPLFV; translated from the coding sequence GTGGAGTTATCACTAATATTAACGATTAGCGTGCTTTCACTTTTGTTTGCGGTATATCTTGCTTTTAGAATTTTGAAACAGGATCGTGGAACGCCTGAGATGCAGAAGATTGGCAACGCGATCCAGCAGGGTGCTGAGGCATTTTTGAAAAGGCAATACTCTACGATAGGAATGTTGACGGTGTTGCTTGCCGCTATAATCTTTTTGCTCTACGCTTTTGTCAGGAAGCCCATGCCCAACGATCCTGTAGACCCGATAAAGATGGCGTCTTACACCGCACTTTCGTTTATTCTTGGAGCATTGTGCTCCGGAATTGCGGGGTTCATCGGGATGTTTGTTTCGGTGAGATCAAATTCGAGAACAGCGAATGCGTCGCTCAGTTCTCTCAATCGTGCACTTCAGACCGCGATGCGGGGCGGTGCGGTGTCGGGATTGTTTGTGGTGGCGATGAGTCTACTCGGAGTCGGGGGACTCTTCGGAATATTGCAGTCTTTAGGTACACCGGTTGAAAAAATCCCGTTCATGATCGTCGGATTCGGATTTGGAGCGTCGTTCGTAGCGCTGTTTGCGCAGCTCGGCGGCGGAATTTATACAAAGGCTGCCGATGTCGGCGCCGATCTCGTTGGAAAAGTCGAGGCAGGAATTCCCGAGGATGATCCGCGGAACCCAGCGGTGATTGCAGACCTCGTCGGCGACAATGTCGGCGATTGCGCGGGTCGTGGTGCGGACCTTTTCGAATCAACCGCAGCTGAAAATATCGGGGCCATGATACTTGGCGTTGCCCTCTTTCCGTTCTTCGGCGTCAAAGGCGTTATGTTCCCGTTGGTAGTGCGTGCATTCGGTCTCATAGCGTCCATCATAGGTGTAATGTTTGTACGCACGCGTGAAGATGCTGATCCGATGGCAGCTTTGAACAAAGGTTATTATGTTGCCGCCTTTCTTGCAGCAGTCGGATTTTTCATCGGTTCAAAGTGGATGTTATATACCGACGCGGCTCCCAATGCGTGGATGAATTTCTTTGCCTGCGGCGTAGTCGGAATACTTACCAGCGTCGCTTTCGTTTACATTACACAATATTTCACGGAATACAAATACAGACCTGTCAGGTCAATCGCTGAAGCTTCCCAAACAGGTCCTGCGACGAACATCATTACCGGGTTTGCAGTCGGTCTTGAGTCAACATGGATGCCCGTCATTACGATCTCTATCGCTATCGTCGGATCATATTACCTCGGCCTTGCAACAGGAATTCCTAATGCAGGGCTGTTCGGAACTGCGGTTGCTACTATGGGAATGTTGGGAACTGCAGCATATATTCTGGCTATGGACACGTTCGGCCCGATCACCGATAACGCCGGCGGGATTATTGAGATGAGCCACCAACCCGAAGAAGTGAGAAGAAAGACGGATCGACTCGATGCCATTGGAAACACGACAAAGGCGTTAACCAAAGGCTATGCGATCGGTTCTGCAGCGCTTGCTGCATTTCTTTTGTTCTCCGCTTACCTCGATGATGTCAATGTCCTCTTGAAAGAAAAAGGGCTTCCAGCATTGACTTCTGTGAATATTGCCAGGCCAGAAGTGTTCATCGGCGGGTTGCTTGGAGCTGCCCTGGTTTTTCTCTTCAGTTCACTTGCGATCAAAGCGGTCGGGAAAGCTGCTTATTTTGTCATAAATGATGTGCGGGCACAGTTCAAGGAGAAGCCGGGGATCCTGGCCGGGACAGAACAACCTGACTACGGTCGTACCGTGGATATTGTCACGCGTGGTGCCTTACGCAGCATGGTCGGACCCGGACTTCTTGCAGTCGGAACGCCGATTGCGGTCGGGATAGTTTTTAGATTGTTCAATGTCGGCGCAGAGGCGGTTGCTGCACTTCTTATGGTTGGAACAATCGCGGGCATTTTAGTCGCGATACTTCTCAATAATGGCGGTGGTGCATGGGATAATGCGAAGAAATTTATCGAGACGGGTGCTTTCGGCGGCAAGCGCGGCGAGCCTCACAAGGCAGCAGTTGTCGGCGATACAGTCGGCGATCCGTTCAAGGATACGGCAGGACCTTCGCTGCACGTTTTGATAAAACTTCTTGCGACGATCACGCTCGTGCTAGCCCCGCTGTTTGTGTAA
- a CDS encoding DUF4097 family beta strand repeat-containing protein, whose protein sequence is MKKFVLLTSTFFLLALSTASARTYSKTEVRTFDISPNGKVVVDNVNGAIKVESWDKDQVMLQATKTVRAGDQEEADEYLDRLRIEIDNEKDYLEVRTHYPHEGWGGFWDWLFHGGSRYAGVEYVLKVPKSVNLEVETTNGNVDVSSVAGGVKAGSTNGQVNLNDVGRSVDGSTTNGDISASISDEVEFRDLKLTTTNGSINVSCPENINADVSAHTTNGNISSEFPVTIQGSFNNKSFEGQINKGGSHIYLHTTNGSIEINKR, encoded by the coding sequence ATGAAAAAGTTTGTATTACTAACTTCGACTTTCTTTCTTCTTGCCCTCTCAACTGCATCGGCAAGAACATATTCCAAGACGGAGGTGAGGACCTTCGATATTTCCCCGAACGGCAAAGTTGTCGTCGATAATGTGAACGGGGCAATCAAGGTTGAATCGTGGGACAAGGATCAGGTAATGCTGCAGGCGACAAAAACGGTGCGGGCGGGCGACCAGGAAGAAGCGGACGAATATTTAGATCGTCTCAGGATTGAAATTGACAATGAGAAAGACTATTTGGAAGTTCGCACTCATTATCCTCATGAGGGATGGGGTGGATTCTGGGATTGGCTTTTCCATGGCGGATCAAGATATGCCGGAGTAGAGTACGTCTTGAAAGTTCCCAAGTCAGTCAACCTTGAAGTCGAAACCACGAACGGAAACGTCGATGTCTCTTCCGTTGCGGGAGGAGTCAAAGCGGGCTCTACTAACGGTCAGGTCAATCTGAACGATGTCGGAAGAAGCGTGGATGGTTCGACTACCAACGGGGATATCAGTGCGTCTATCTCAGACGAAGTTGAATTCAGAGATCTGAAGTTAACGACAACCAACGGCTCTATAAATGTGTCATGTCCGGAAAATATAAACGCCGACGTTTCCGCGCATACGACGAACGGGAATATCAGTTCCGAATTTCCTGTCACTATCCAGGGGAGCTTCAACAATAAGTCGTTCGAAGGGCAGATAAACAAGGGCGGCAGCCACATTTATCTCCATACCACAAACGGCAGCATAGAAATCAACAAACGATAG
- a CDS encoding UbiA-like polyprenyltransferase, with protein sequence MRKVLGRIITFGRMIRFSHTLFAMPFALTSIVMVSFSHKVTPDKLLWIIVAMVGARSAAMGFNRIADREYDAKNPRTRHRELPTRQISLREASLFVTFAALVLVFAAHELNSLCFYLSPVALAVVFFYSLTKRFTWLSHIFLGLGMGLAPVGAWLGIAGQFSSASILLGLTVVAWGAGFDIIYSCQDLEYDDEVNLYSMPRSLGVRKALRVSSLLHFVAFVLLLSLKFILPLGNIYLFGLALVGLMLVYQHRIVRPDDLDRINIAFFNLNAYLSVGLFLFTLIDVIA encoded by the coding sequence ATGAGGAAGGTTCTTGGACGGATAATTACATTCGGAAGGATGATAAGGTTTTCACACACGCTTTTCGCGATGCCATTTGCGCTGACAAGCATTGTGATGGTTTCGTTTTCTCACAAAGTAACTCCGGACAAACTGCTCTGGATAATTGTCGCCATGGTCGGTGCGCGGTCGGCAGCAATGGGGTTTAACCGGATTGCAGACCGCGAGTACGATGCGAAGAATCCGCGGACGAGGCATAGGGAGCTTCCCACAAGACAGATTTCTCTTCGCGAGGCTTCTTTGTTCGTTACCTTCGCTGCGCTGGTCCTTGTCTTTGCCGCGCACGAGTTGAACTCGCTCTGTTTCTACCTCTCACCCGTTGCGCTTGCAGTCGTTTTCTTTTACTCGCTCACGAAGAGATTCACATGGCTTTCTCACATTTTTCTCGGATTGGGAATGGGACTTGCGCCGGTCGGTGCGTGGCTGGGAATCGCCGGACAATTTTCCTCCGCTTCGATTTTGCTTGGATTGACCGTGGTGGCGTGGGGTGCGGGCTTTGACATAATTTATTCCTGCCAGGATCTCGAATATGATGATGAAGTAAATCTCTATTCAATGCCGCGATCGTTGGGTGTGAGAAAAGCGTTGAGGGTTTCATCACTTCTTCATTTCGTCGCGTTTGTGTTGCTGCTTTCCTTGAAATTTATTTTGCCACTTGGGAATATCTATCTGTTTGGACTTGCGCTGGTGGGACTCATGCTCGTCTATCAGCATCGGATCGTCAGGCCGGATGATCTGGACAGGATAAATATTGCTTTTTTCAATTTGAACGCATATCTGAGCGTAGGATTGTTCCTGTTTACGCTTATAGATGTTATCGCATGA
- a CDS encoding methylmalonyl-CoA mutase family protein: MGKKYHTDSGIDIKQVYSAGDFNYQEKSGFPGEYPYTRGVYETMYRGKLWTMRQYAGFGGAEESNRRYKYLLDQGITGLSVAFDLPTQMGYDSDHPLAEGEVGRAGVAIDSLDDMEWLFNGINLEKVATSMTINATAAVLLGMYIAVAKKQGVDLAKISGTVQNDILKEYIARGTYIYPPEPSLRLVADVFSYCAGNLPRWNAISISGYHIREAGATAVQELSFTLANAISYVEAALKRGLSFDEFGRQLSFFFNAHNDFFEEVAKFRAARRIWSKIAKERFKAKNADAMKLRFHAQTGGSTLTAQQIDNNVVRTAIQALAAVIGGCQSLHTNSRDEALALPTEDSVRIALRTQQIMAHEIGATNTIDPFGGSYFVETLTDEIEEKVREYLDKIESMGGAVKAIEARFFQDEIAKSAYEYQRAIERKEKIIVGVNEYVTDEKGERRIFELDAHVRDEQIERLRRLKGKRDGKKVKRSLEKLKQEARGNGNLMPAIIDAVENYATLGETSDALREVWGVQS, encoded by the coding sequence ATGGGAAAAAAATATCACACGGACTCAGGGATCGATATAAAACAGGTTTACTCCGCCGGAGATTTTAATTATCAGGAAAAATCAGGTTTTCCGGGAGAGTATCCATATACTCGCGGCGTTTATGAGACGATGTATCGCGGCAAACTCTGGACCATGCGCCAATATGCGGGGTTCGGTGGGGCGGAAGAATCGAATAGACGATACAAATACCTGCTTGATCAGGGAATAACGGGACTTTCGGTGGCCTTTGACTTGCCGACGCAGATGGGGTATGACTCGGACCATCCACTTGCCGAAGGCGAGGTCGGAAGAGCGGGGGTCGCGATCGATTCGCTCGACGATATGGAATGGCTTTTTAACGGTATTAACCTTGAAAAAGTCGCGACTTCGATGACGATTAACGCAACAGCAGCAGTTCTTCTTGGGATGTACATTGCGGTCGCGAAGAAGCAGGGCGTCGACCTCGCAAAAATTTCAGGAACCGTGCAAAATGATATTTTGAAGGAATATATTGCCCGCGGAACATATATATATCCGCCGGAGCCGTCGCTGCGTCTGGTCGCAGATGTTTTCTCCTATTGCGCCGGAAATCTTCCAAGATGGAACGCCATTTCGATCAGCGGATATCACATCCGAGAGGCTGGCGCTACCGCGGTACAGGAGCTTTCATTCACCCTTGCGAATGCAATATCCTACGTAGAAGCGGCGTTGAAAAGAGGTTTAAGCTTTGATGAATTCGGCCGGCAGCTTTCGTTCTTCTTCAACGCACACAATGATTTCTTTGAGGAGGTAGCGAAGTTCCGCGCCGCACGCCGTATTTGGTCAAAGATAGCAAAAGAGAGATTCAAAGCGAAAAACGCCGATGCGATGAAGCTTCGTTTCCATGCGCAGACGGGCGGGTCGACCCTGACGGCGCAGCAGATCGACAACAACGTGGTGCGCACTGCCATTCAGGCTCTAGCTGCAGTCATCGGCGGATGTCAATCGCTCCATACGAACAGCAGAGATGAGGCGCTCGCACTGCCGACGGAAGATTCCGTTCGAATCGCGCTGCGGACTCAACAGATCATGGCACACGAGATCGGTGCTACCAACACAATCGACCCCTTTGGAGGCTCGTACTTTGTCGAGACCCTTACTGATGAGATCGAGGAAAAAGTGAGGGAATATCTTGATAAGATTGAATCGATGGGCGGGGCGGTCAAGGCGATCGAAGCGCGATTTTTTCAGGATGAGATTGCGAAAAGTGCTTATGAATATCAGCGTGCAATCGAAAGAAAAGAGAAAATAATTGTTGGAGTGAACGAGTACGTGACAGATGAAAAAGGGGAACGAAGGATTTTCGAGCTTGATGCTCACGTGAGGGATGAGCAGATAGAAAGGTTGAGAAGGTTAAAAGGGAAAAGGGACGGCAAGAAAGTGAAAAGGAGTTTGGAGAAATTGAAGCAAGAAGCAAGGGGCAACGGCAATCTGATGCCGGCGATAATTGATGCGGTGGAAAATTATGCGACTCTTGGAGAAACTTCTGACGCATTGAGGGAAGTTTGGGGAGTCCAGAGTTGA
- a CDS encoding TonB-dependent receptor: protein MSRSAVKFRSLFVLVISSVVFTCSVAFSQVLRGKVVDEDSVTIVSAEVSIPMLQLTTVTDDNGEFIFKNVPRGSYRIDARRIGFDVAPVELAVSSDSTFIQIVMHGKLMVLHDVTVTAGPRPSDIANSSQSVSVVQGSKLLENIGSSVGSELEDLPGVSVVHSGEFSEKPVIRGLGYQRVEVLEDGERYEYQGWDDDDSPGIDALSLKRIEVVRGPNSVLYGSDALGGVVNFIHDDGNLGSKDTNALLGKFELNGFSNNNEGAAHLGLNGATSLAQYYADITLKDAGNVNTPKGVLPNTGASEVDFEGAVSTRRTFGNFLLGYSRFDQNREILPVGEDSGSLPYQHTIHDRIRLSYASERDPLQVSFEGVYQQNDAAEYQNKDIASLLDRLRLQSFSLDTKVSYDISDNDYATAGISASDEQNSTLGPEPIIPDYRQSTVAAFLFNNYRAQSIDASAGARYDYRTLKTADNAILNLFGQTRVVQAVTGSIGMLWHVSSAVSFGADVGSGWRAPNVEELFITGVQEGSFMYKLGNPNLAPEQSFSTDCVVRVDGSLADGEVSAYYDRINRYIFPGPTGEIDSASGFMKYTERQANATLSGVDGQLSVKVTKRATLTIGGDFMLARNDNAGTWLPLTPANRLTSEVRYDFSDLSFFREAYCSIGANFVFDQDHFDPLETRTPGYALFNLGFGGTLKIFDHGMDIYCKLDNLLDRAYHDNMSLYKLYAFEPGFNFSVTINVPFVIIR from the coding sequence TTGTCAAGATCTGCAGTAAAATTCAGGAGTTTGTTCGTCCTCGTCATTTCTTCTGTCGTGTTCACCTGCAGTGTGGCGTTCTCCCAGGTGCTGCGCGGAAAGGTCGTTGATGAAGACTCAGTGACAATTGTAAGTGCTGAGGTTTCTATTCCGATGTTGCAGTTGACAACGGTTACAGATGATAACGGAGAATTCATTTTCAAAAATGTTCCCAGGGGGTCATACCGGATAGACGCTCGACGAATTGGGTTCGATGTCGCCCCAGTCGAATTAGCTGTCTCTTCGGACTCGACATTTATCCAGATCGTCATGCATGGCAAACTTATGGTTCTCCACGATGTGACGGTAACGGCAGGTCCGCGACCATCGGATATTGCCAACTCGTCGCAGTCTGTATCTGTCGTTCAAGGAAGTAAGCTGCTCGAAAATATCGGCTCAAGTGTCGGATCGGAGCTTGAAGACCTTCCAGGCGTTTCAGTGGTGCACAGTGGTGAATTCAGCGAGAAACCGGTGATTCGCGGGCTTGGATACCAGCGTGTCGAAGTTCTTGAAGACGGTGAACGATACGAATATCAGGGATGGGACGACGACGATAGTCCCGGTATAGATGCGCTCAGCCTCAAGAGAATTGAAGTTGTAAGAGGGCCGAACAGTGTGTTGTACGGATCGGATGCTCTCGGCGGTGTGGTCAACTTCATTCATGACGACGGGAATTTGGGAAGCAAGGATACCAATGCTTTGCTAGGAAAATTCGAGTTGAACGGCTTCAGCAACAACAACGAGGGCGCGGCCCATTTAGGACTAAATGGAGCGACCTCTCTTGCGCAATATTACGCCGACATAACGCTGAAAGACGCCGGAAACGTGAATACCCCGAAAGGAGTTCTTCCAAATACCGGCGCATCTGAGGTCGATTTCGAAGGGGCAGTTTCAACTCGTAGAACCTTTGGAAATTTTCTTCTCGGATATTCGCGGTTCGACCAGAACAGGGAAATCCTTCCTGTTGGCGAAGACTCGGGAAGTCTGCCGTACCAGCATACAATCCATGATCGAATCAGGCTTAGTTACGCGAGTGAACGGGATCCCCTTCAGGTCTCATTTGAAGGTGTCTATCAGCAGAACGATGCTGCCGAATACCAAAACAAAGACATCGCTTCTCTTCTAGATCGTTTACGGTTGCAATCGTTTTCTCTCGATACAAAGGTCTCTTATGACATATCCGATAATGACTACGCGACTGCCGGGATTTCTGCGTCGGACGAGCAAAACTCCACTCTCGGCCCGGAGCCGATAATTCCCGACTACCGGCAATCGACGGTCGCAGCATTCCTGTTCAATAATTACAGGGCCCAATCGATTGATGCATCTGCCGGCGCACGGTATGACTACCGAACTTTGAAAACGGCCGACAACGCAATTCTGAATCTTTTCGGCCAAACGAGAGTGGTTCAAGCGGTGACCGGATCTATCGGAATGCTCTGGCATGTTTCAAGTGCAGTTTCGTTCGGTGCAGATGTTGGAAGCGGATGGCGCGCTCCGAATGTCGAAGAGCTCTTCATCACCGGCGTCCAGGAAGGAAGCTTCATGTACAAATTGGGAAATCCGAATCTTGCGCCGGAGCAATCGTTTTCGACCGACTGTGTCGTTCGGGTTGACGGTTCGCTGGCGGATGGAGAAGTTTCCGCTTATTACGACCGCATCAATCGCTACATCTTTCCTGGTCCAACAGGAGAAATTGATTCGGCAAGCGGATTTATGAAATACACGGAGCGGCAGGCGAACGCTACGCTTTCCGGAGTTGACGGACAGTTAAGCGTGAAGGTAACTAAGCGAGCGACTCTGACCATCGGTGGAGATTTCATGCTTGCGAGGAACGACAATGCCGGGACCTGGCTGCCGCTCACGCCTGCGAATCGATTGACGTCCGAGGTGAGATATGATTTTTCTGACCTGTCATTTTTCAGGGAGGCGTACTGTTCTATCGGGGCCAATTTTGTATTTGACCAAGATCATTTCGATCCGTTGGAGACAAGGACCCCCGGGTACGCACTGTTTAACCTGGGGTTTGGTGGAACTTTGAAGATCTTCGACCACGGCATGGATATTTACTGCAAATTGGACAATCTTCTCGACCGTGCGTACCATGATAACATGAGCTTGTACAAGCTCTATGCATTCGAGCCTGGTTTCAATTTCTCAGTGACCATCAATGTCCCGTTTGTGATTATTCGGTGA
- a CDS encoding citrate synthase produces MSKGSLTITDNRTGKQYELQIEDDAIRTSDLRQIKVKPDDFGLMGYDPAFMNTASCKSKVTFIDGDRGILRYRGYPIEQLAEESSYLEVAYLLMRGELPKKEELVDWEYNIMHHTFVHENVKKFMDGFHYDAHPMGMFISTMAALSTFYPAAKNIFDKESRQLQTYRLIGKVATIAAFAYRHSMGLPYAYPDDDLSYAGNFLNMLFKTTEQKYVPNATLERALDILFILHADHEQNCSTNAMRSVGSSHVDPFSALAAAAAALYGPLHGGANEAVLKMLKEIGSKEKIPVFIEDVKEGKAEKRLMGFGHRVYKNYDPRAKIIKKLADDVFEVTGKNPLLDIALELERIALEDDYFVSRKLYPNVDFYSGLIYQSIGFPVDVFPVLFAIGRTAGWIAQWEEMLLDNEQKIARPRQIYLGYNKREYVPIVRR; encoded by the coding sequence ATGTCGAAAGGCAGTCTCACCATAACCGACAATCGGACGGGAAAACAATATGAGCTTCAAATTGAAGACGATGCCATAAGGACAAGCGATTTAAGACAAATTAAAGTTAAGCCGGATGACTTTGGCTTAATGGGTTACGACCCTGCATTTATGAATACCGCTTCGTGTAAGAGCAAGGTGACGTTCATCGACGGTGACAGGGGGATCTTGCGGTATCGCGGCTATCCGATAGAACAACTTGCCGAAGAGAGCAGCTATCTCGAGGTTGCTTACCTGCTTATGCGCGGGGAGCTTCCCAAGAAAGAAGAGCTTGTCGATTGGGAATACAATATCATGCACCACACGTTTGTCCATGAGAATGTCAAGAAATTTATGGACGGATTTCATTACGATGCTCACCCGATGGGGATGTTCATCAGCACCATGGCAGCGCTTTCTACTTTTTACCCGGCTGCCAAAAACATATTCGACAAAGAATCCCGCCAATTACAGACTTACAGGCTCATTGGTAAAGTCGCCACGATAGCGGCATTTGCATACAGGCACTCAATGGGTCTTCCTTATGCGTACCCTGATGACGATTTGAGTTACGCGGGAAATTTTCTGAACATGCTTTTCAAGACGACGGAACAGAAGTATGTACCCAACGCGACACTCGAAAGAGCGCTGGATATCCTGTTTATCCTGCATGCTGATCACGAGCAGAACTGCAGCACAAATGCAATGAGGAGCGTCGGGTCTTCGCACGTTGATCCGTTCTCTGCGCTGGCAGCAGCGGCGGCGGCGCTTTATGGTCCGCTCCACGGCGGTGCAAACGAAGCAGTGCTCAAGATGCTGAAAGAGATAGGATCGAAGGAAAAAATCCCTGTGTTCATCGAAGATGTAAAGGAAGGTAAAGCCGAGAAACGTTTGATGGGTTTTGGCCACAGGGTCTATAAAAATTATGACCCGCGTGCGAAGATAATCAAGAAGCTTGCGGATGATGTTTTTGAGGTGACCGGAAAGAATCCGCTGCTTGATATTGCGCTAGAGCTCGAAAGGATCGCACTCGAAGATGATTATTTTGTTTCAAGGAAGCTGTATCCGAACGTCGATTTTTATTCTGGACTGATTTATCAGTCGATCGGGTTTCCTGTCGATGTGTTTCCGGTGCTCTTTGCGATCGGAAGGACGGCAGGATGGATTGCTCAATGGGAAGAGATGCTCCTCGACAACGAACAAAAAATTGCGCGACCGCGTCAGATCTATCTGGGTTACAATAAACGGGAATATGTGCCCATCGTAAGAAGGTAA